A single region of the Bacteroides luhongzhouii genome encodes:
- a CDS encoding glycoside hydrolase family 5 protein translates to MKKVILFITLFSMISLFSYSKDPVKQWGQLQVKGNQLCSQTGDPIVLRGVSYGWHNLWPRFYNKQSVKWLKKDWKCTVLRAAMGTVIEDNYIENPEFALKCMNKVIKAAIKNDLYIIIDWHTYYPQKKEAKAFFSMMAQKYGKYPHIIYEIYNEPMEDSWESVKEYATDIISEIRKYDPDNIILVGSPHWDQDLHLVAESPLERFNNIMYTLHFYAATHKQELRDRAEAAWEKGIPIFVSECAGMECTGDGPLDIPEWTRWVEWLESKKISWVNWSISDKNETCSMILPRANKNGGWDESLIKPAGRQSRKFIRQYNSHIYKNKK, encoded by the coding sequence TGATATCATTATTCAGTTACAGTAAAGATCCTGTAAAACAATGGGGACAACTACAAGTAAAAGGTAATCAATTATGCAGCCAAACCGGAGACCCTATTGTATTAAGAGGGGTTAGTTATGGCTGGCACAACCTATGGCCCAGATTTTACAATAAGCAATCTGTGAAATGGTTGAAAAAAGATTGGAAATGTACCGTTTTACGCGCCGCCATGGGAACAGTTATTGAAGACAACTACATTGAAAATCCGGAATTTGCATTAAAATGCATGAATAAAGTGATTAAAGCGGCAATTAAAAACGACCTCTATATAATAATCGACTGGCATACTTATTATCCACAAAAAAAAGAAGCAAAAGCATTTTTCTCAATGATGGCACAGAAATACGGAAAATATCCTCATATTATTTATGAAATATACAACGAACCTATGGAAGACAGTTGGGAAAGTGTGAAAGAATATGCAACTGATATTATCTCTGAAATACGTAAATATGATCCTGATAATATTATTCTTGTAGGCAGCCCACACTGGGACCAAGACTTACACCTGGTAGCAGAAAGTCCTTTAGAAAGATTCAATAATATAATGTATACCCTCCATTTCTATGCCGCCACTCATAAACAAGAGTTACGGGATAGAGCTGAAGCAGCATGGGAAAAAGGAATTCCCATTTTTGTGTCAGAATGTGCAGGCATGGAATGTACTGGCGATGGCCCATTAGATATACCAGAATGGACTCGTTGGGTAGAATGGCTGGAAAGCAAAAAGATCAGCTGGGTTAACTGGTCCATTTCAGACAAGAACGAAACTTGCTCCATGATTCTTCCGCGAGCAAACAAAAACGGAGGATGGGACGAGTCTTTAATAAAACCTGCAGGACGTCAAAGCCGTAAGTTTATCCGACAATACAACTCACATATTTATAAAAATAAAAAATGA
- a CDS encoding SusC/RagA family TonB-linked outer membrane protein has protein sequence MKKNLFSFPRSKVRMLKGSKGVWLFLIMFWMINTAASAAGIEIKGTVTDSKGEPLPGVNIVELGVKKNNGTISDLNGKYTITVESQKSVLQYTFIGYKTTEVTVGNRKTINVSLKDDTQSLDEVVVIGYGTMRKKDLSGAVASIKSDDLMLGNPTSISQALQGKLAGVQVNQSDGAPGSGVSITIRGANSFSTNSQPLYIVDGIPFEVGDTPSSKANEGNNSTTNPLSLINPNDIESIDILKDASATAIYGSRGANGVVLITTKRGRAGDAKVEFSANFGLSKIAKMVKMLDAYTYANYVNEGVINGAAYDNLPYSYLPYRGKWNYRRDENDKIVPNSGKYYASPEDYLNPGYREDEYGNKEWVEGTNWMDEILQDALTQEYNLSVSGGNEKSNYAFSGNYTDQTGIIKNSGYERFAVRANIGSHVKPWLNTGLNINFTRSLTKFAKSNSYDYSIIRSAMLYLPTLYVGDKTEDDSYAWLSANPRTYVNTAKDELKSINVFTSAFAEIKILDCLKFRQNLGISYSVNDRASYYNRETGEGKASNGRAGKSDNFWQNLTAESLVTFDKTFNKLHHLNVVAGFTYEKSDWGGKTMNASNFPTDITQDFDMSQALNIETPASYRGQAVLVSLLGRANYTFKDRYIFTASFRRDGSSRFAPGNKFANFASGAVAWTISEEEFIKNLNIFSNLKLRLSYGQTGNQAISSYQTIASLAPSNYPLDGTLSSGFAGQTYKGPLNDKLKWETTDQYNVGLDMGFWNNRISLSANYYYKKTNDLLQNVSIPNSTGYTTMWTNFGHVKNKGLELTGKIIALDKKDWSLDFDGNISFNKNEIGGLTADQYANQLWYSAKEVFLQRNGLPIGTIFGYIEDGFYDNIAEVRADPIYAKASDDEARRMIGEIKYLDKNNDGKITSEDRAIIGDTNPDFIYGLNANLRWKNLTLGLFFQGTHGNDIFNGNLTNIGMSSIANITQDAYDSRWTPENAANARWPRVTTAMTRDMKLSDRYVEDGSYFRLKTINLNYNFGSVIKGISNLSVFGTVTNVFTITGYSWFDPDVNAFGSDASRRGVDIFSYPSSRTYSIGFKLTL, from the coding sequence ATGAAAAAGAATCTCTTTTCTTTTCCCCGCTCAAAAGTGCGGATGCTAAAAGGATCAAAAGGAGTCTGGCTCTTTTTGATTATGTTCTGGATGATAAATACAGCTGCATCAGCAGCAGGTATTGAAATTAAAGGTACTGTAACAGACAGTAAAGGTGAACCTCTTCCCGGAGTTAATATTGTTGAGTTAGGAGTTAAAAAAAACAATGGTACCATCAGTGATTTAAATGGTAAATATACTATAACAGTAGAAAGCCAAAAATCTGTTCTTCAGTATACTTTTATCGGTTATAAAACAACAGAAGTCACTGTAGGAAACCGTAAAACAATCAATGTTTCACTCAAAGATGATACTCAATCTTTGGATGAAGTAGTAGTTATCGGCTATGGTACAATGAGGAAAAAAGATTTATCCGGAGCCGTTGCTTCTATTAAAAGTGATGACTTGATGCTTGGTAACCCGACCAGCATTTCCCAAGCCCTACAAGGTAAATTAGCTGGTGTACAAGTAAACCAGAGTGATGGTGCTCCCGGTTCAGGTGTAAGTATCACCATACGTGGTGCTAACTCATTCTCTACAAATTCACAACCACTTTACATTGTCGACGGTATTCCGTTTGAGGTAGGAGATACTCCAAGCAGTAAAGCCAACGAGGGCAACAACTCCACCACTAATCCTCTGTCATTGATCAACCCTAATGACATCGAATCAATCGACATTTTAAAGGATGCTTCTGCAACAGCCATTTACGGTTCTCGCGGAGCGAATGGTGTCGTATTGATTACCACTAAAAGAGGTCGTGCCGGAGACGCTAAAGTTGAGTTCTCAGCCAACTTCGGACTTTCTAAAATAGCCAAAATGGTCAAAATGCTGGATGCTTACACTTATGCTAATTATGTAAATGAAGGTGTAATCAACGGAGCTGCTTATGACAATCTTCCCTATTCATACCTTCCTTATCGTGGAAAATGGAACTACCGTCGCGACGAAAACGATAAAATCGTTCCTAACTCCGGTAAATACTATGCTTCACCAGAAGATTATCTCAATCCGGGTTATCGTGAAGACGAATATGGCAATAAAGAATGGGTAGAAGGCACCAACTGGATGGACGAGATCTTACAAGATGCATTAACACAGGAATACAATCTTAGTGTATCAGGAGGAAATGAAAAAAGCAACTATGCATTTTCAGGCAACTATACAGACCAGACTGGTATCATCAAGAATTCAGGTTATGAACGTTTTGCTGTTCGTGCCAACATTGGAAGCCATGTGAAACCCTGGTTAAATACGGGACTAAATATCAACTTTACCCGTTCGTTAACTAAGTTTGCCAAGTCAAATTCTTATGATTATAGTATCATCCGTTCTGCCATGCTTTATTTACCGACATTATATGTAGGAGACAAGACAGAAGATGATTCTTATGCATGGTTGTCAGCCAATCCACGTACATACGTTAATACAGCTAAAGATGAGCTGAAGTCAATCAATGTATTTACTTCTGCGTTTGCCGAGATTAAAATCCTCGACTGTTTGAAATTCCGTCAGAATCTAGGTATCAGTTATTCAGTAAACGATCGCGCAAGTTACTACAATCGTGAAACAGGAGAAGGTAAAGCATCTAACGGACGTGCTGGTAAGAGTGATAACTTCTGGCAGAACTTAACAGCAGAATCATTGGTTACTTTCGATAAGACATTTAACAAGTTACATCATCTCAATGTAGTAGCCGGTTTCACTTACGAAAAATCGGACTGGGGTGGAAAAACAATGAATGCATCCAACTTTCCGACTGACATCACACAAGACTTCGATATGAGCCAGGCATTAAATATTGAAACACCGGCCAGCTATCGAGGTCAAGCAGTTCTAGTCTCTTTATTAGGACGTGCCAACTACACATTCAAGGATCGTTATATTTTCACAGCATCATTCCGTCGTGACGGTTCAAGTCGTTTCGCTCCGGGAAATAAATTCGCGAACTTCGCTTCAGGAGCAGTAGCATGGACCATATCGGAAGAAGAATTCATCAAAAACCTGAATATATTCAGTAACTTAAAATTGCGACTCAGCTACGGTCAAACCGGTAATCAAGCTATCAGCAGTTACCAGACTATCGCTTCACTTGCACCATCCAATTACCCTCTGGACGGAACATTAAGCAGCGGATTTGCAGGACAAACTTACAAAGGTCCTTTGAATGATAAACTCAAATGGGAAACAACCGACCAATATAATGTCGGGCTCGACATGGGATTCTGGAATAACAGAATTAGTTTATCCGCTAACTATTATTACAAGAAAACCAATGACCTGCTACAAAATGTATCTATACCGAACAGTACCGGTTATACTACAATGTGGACGAATTTCGGCCATGTAAAAAACAAAGGACTTGAACTAACTGGTAAAATCATTGCATTAGACAAAAAAGACTGGAGCCTAGACTTCGACGGCAACATCTCTTTTAATAAAAATGAAATCGGAGGTTTAACAGCTGACCAATATGCTAACCAATTATGGTATAGTGCCAAAGAAGTATTTCTGCAAAGAAACGGACTACCTATCGGAACAATCTTCGGCTATATAGAAGACGGCTTCTATGATAATATAGCAGAAGTCCGTGCAGATCCAATATATGCTAAAGCATCTGATGATGAGGCTCGCAGAATGATCGGTGAAATCAAATATCTGGACAAAAACAATGACGGAAAAATAACGTCAGAAGACCGCGCCATCATCGGTGATACCAATCCTGATTTTATTTATGGTTTGAACGCCAATTTGCGATGGAAAAATCTGACTTTGGGATTGTTCTTCCAAGGAACTCATGGAAATGATATTTTTAACGGAAACTTGACTAATATCGGAATGAGCAGTATTGCAAATATCACTCAAGATGCTTATGATTCACGCTGGACACCAGAGAATGCAGCTAACGCCAGATGGCCTCGCGTCACTACTGCAATGACTCGTGACATGAAACTCTCCGATCGTTATGTAGAAGATGGTTCTTACTTCAGACTAAAAACAATCAACTTAAACTACAATTTCGGTTCAGTCATAAAAGGTATTAGCAATTTGTCTGTTTTCGGTACAGTAACAAACGTATTCACGATTACAGGTTATAGTTGGTTTGATCCGGATGTAAACGCCTTTGGTTCTGACGCTTCTAGAAGAGGAGTTGATATTTTCTCATACCCGAGCAGCAGAACATATTCAATAGGTTTTAAATTAACTTTATAA
- a CDS encoding RagB/SusD family nutrient uptake outer membrane protein produces the protein MKKKNIFIYLMASSLLLSGAVMTSCESMIEEKPFDFIVPEDVEDSDNGADMWVTGVYNTLHEAMFRYGSFPRPLDYDCDYISGAVWQFSQFGSGNFQGGDGQADVLWTGMYSLINRANIAVSEINKMQNVSEEFKKNALGECYFLKAWAYFYLVRAYGAIPIYSVSVNESGQYTNNPRIPIAQVYTETIIPLLKDAKDMIYKNTDNGFKPGRVCAATAAGLLAKVYATIGSASMSTGEQITVKTGAPFVMQNVNGTMTKVYTEPVPTTFSKDQVAGYESFSSQEYYRLAYEVAGDVIGGEYGTHKLEDYDLIWSPSGKTCSEHLFGLQTKSGDELYGTLFSSHYCGRLNAAGNIDNSLTVGCRKHWYLLFEEKDYRVDKGVLHCWIRQNSDTSWGGGSYYPNFGKWQRMVEAKEPPFDNPKVTSGWRCDEAGSEQFFAFTTKYSQQIADQTQPRTDANYPFLRYADVVLIFAEAANELNGPTKESVDALNDVRTRSNATGKELANFIDKTSLRSAILEERAMELALEGDRRWDLIRWGIYLQAMNALGGMDEANNVKQRSSKHLLFPIPTLEILTNQGINENNPGWD, from the coding sequence ATGAAAAAGAAAAATATATTCATATATCTGATGGCATCCAGTCTCCTATTATCCGGAGCAGTAATGACATCATGCGAAAGTATGATCGAAGAAAAGCCTTTCGACTTCATTGTCCCTGAAGATGTTGAGGATTCTGATAATGGTGCCGACATGTGGGTAACAGGAGTATATAATACATTACACGAAGCCATGTTCAGATACGGTAGTTTCCCACGACCGCTGGATTATGACTGTGACTATATTTCCGGTGCAGTATGGCAGTTCAGCCAGTTTGGAAGCGGTAACTTCCAGGGAGGTGACGGACAGGCCGATGTACTTTGGACCGGAATGTACTCGTTGATTAACCGGGCAAATATAGCGGTCTCTGAAATCAATAAGATGCAGAATGTATCGGAAGAATTTAAAAAGAATGCATTAGGAGAATGTTATTTTCTTAAAGCATGGGCATATTTCTACTTGGTACGTGCTTATGGAGCTATCCCTATTTATTCGGTCAGTGTAAACGAATCCGGACAATATACTAACAATCCGCGTATTCCGATTGCACAAGTCTACACGGAAACAATCATACCTTTGCTTAAAGATGCTAAAGATATGATTTATAAAAACACAGATAATGGCTTTAAACCCGGAAGAGTCTGTGCTGCAACTGCAGCAGGTTTGTTAGCCAAAGTATATGCAACTATCGGTTCTGCTTCCATGTCTACCGGAGAACAAATAACAGTAAAAACCGGTGCACCGTTTGTTATGCAGAATGTAAATGGTACTATGACCAAAGTGTATACAGAACCTGTTCCGACAACATTCTCCAAGGATCAAGTTGCCGGTTACGAAAGCTTTTCTTCTCAAGAATATTACAGACTGGCCTACGAAGTTGCGGGAGATGTAATCGGAGGAGAATATGGGACACACAAACTTGAGGACTATGATTTGATTTGGTCTCCTTCCGGCAAAACTTGTAGTGAACACTTATTCGGTTTACAAACTAAATCCGGTGATGAATTATACGGTACACTATTCAGCTCGCACTACTGTGGCAGACTCAATGCAGCAGGAAACATAGACAATAGTTTAACGGTAGGATGTAGAAAACACTGGTATCTATTGTTTGAAGAAAAAGACTACCGCGTGGACAAAGGAGTGTTGCATTGTTGGATACGTCAGAACTCCGATACAAGTTGGGGTGGTGGTTCATACTATCCGAACTTTGGGAAATGGCAACGTATGGTTGAAGCCAAAGAGCCTCCGTTCGATAATCCAAAAGTAACCTCCGGATGGAGATGTGATGAAGCAGGTTCAGAACAGTTCTTTGCTTTCACCACTAAATATTCACAACAAATAGCCGATCAGACTCAACCTCGTACAGATGCCAATTACCCATTTTTACGTTATGCTGATGTTGTTCTAATTTTTGCAGAAGCAGCTAATGAATTAAATGGTCCGACAAAAGAATCGGTAGACGCTTTAAATGATGTCCGCACCCGTAGTAACGCAACAGGTAAAGAACTGGCAAACTTTATAGATAAAACCAGCCTGCGTTCTGCAATCCTTGAAGAACGTGCAATGGAATTAGCCTTGGAAGGCGATCGTCGTTGGGATTTAATACGTTGGGGAATTTATTTGCAGGCAATGAATGCTCTAGGCGGAATGGATGAAGCCAATAACGTAAAACAACGTTCCAGTAAACATCTGCTATTCCCGATTCCGACTCTTGAAATCCTGACGAACCAAGGAATTAATGAGAATAATCCTGGCTGGGATTAA
- a CDS encoding glycan-binding surface protein, producing MKKIKYFAIIAASIFALTSCTDIVEVDDLKAKENKPSTGAPTVDKVVLATDAEFPIEGANFEQVVRIEGTNLGDITSLKFNDIEVDSKEVYSTYDMLLAPIPRALPKEVTNTIYITTKHGELSIPFVVSIPDLTINGLKNEFTQPGDTTVITGDNFDLYGITIEEAIVNLGNLPVNVIDATRTELTIEIPANATPKSTLTIKGANMDEAYKLTYMDPGVSQLFDFNNWPGSGAFTHSSQFPDAPKNFLCDGTLEGQPEPLVEGGKYIRFNNSVKAWGWMVMWAGYITVPAEVAADPSSYDLRFEICTGAKFPISAQARIILGDYGWYPSKGGIPVNTYGGWQTVRISADTETLLPNPIDPSTNTAFKIIFSPESAQEFDLSMCNFRFVHK from the coding sequence ATGAAGAAAATAAAATATTTTGCAATAATCGCAGCATCCATATTTGCTTTAACATCCTGTACGGATATTGTTGAAGTCGACGATCTGAAAGCCAAAGAAAACAAACCGTCAACAGGTGCTCCGACTGTAGACAAAGTTGTTTTGGCAACAGATGCTGAATTTCCCATTGAGGGAGCGAATTTCGAACAAGTAGTACGAATTGAGGGAACAAATCTCGGAGACATCACCTCTCTAAAATTCAATGATATCGAAGTGGACAGCAAGGAGGTATATTCGACCTACGATATGCTTCTCGCACCTATTCCCCGTGCACTTCCTAAAGAAGTGACCAACACGATTTATATTACAACCAAACACGGAGAACTAAGTATTCCTTTTGTTGTTTCCATCCCTGATTTAACAATCAATGGACTCAAAAATGAATTTACCCAACCGGGAGATACGACAGTTATTACAGGTGACAACTTTGACCTCTACGGTATTACAATCGAAGAAGCAATTGTTAATCTAGGTAATTTACCGGTAAATGTAATCGATGCCACTCGTACAGAACTGACAATAGAAATCCCAGCAAATGCCACTCCAAAATCTACCCTTACTATAAAAGGAGCCAACATGGATGAAGCATACAAGCTCACATACATGGACCCGGGAGTATCTCAACTTTTTGATTTCAACAATTGGCCGGGAAGCGGTGCCTTTACACATTCCAGCCAATTCCCTGATGCCCCGAAAAATTTCTTATGTGACGGCACATTAGAAGGGCAACCGGAACCATTAGTAGAAGGAGGAAAATATATTCGATTCAATAATTCCGTAAAAGCTTGGGGATGGATGGTTATGTGGGCAGGATATATTACTGTACCGGCAGAAGTAGCCGCAGATCCTTCATCATACGATTTAAGATTTGAAATCTGTACTGGAGCTAAATTCCCGATATCAGCCCAAGCGCGCATCATCTTAGGAGATTATGGATGGTATCCTTCCAAAGGAGGAATTCCAGTCAATACTTATGGCGGATGGCAAACAGTACGGATCAGTGCTGACACAGAAACATTGTTGCCCAATCCTATTGATCCTAGTACCAACACAGCTTTCAAAATCATATTTTCTCCCGAATCTGCTCAAGAATTTGATTTAAGTATGTGTAATTTCAGATTTGTTCATAAGTAA
- a CDS encoding glycoside hydrolase family 5 protein — MLKDLFSLLTIVALLFSSCSKSDEEENGDEPQPTKQTAYFGVNLSGAEFGNVYPGVDGTHYGYPTEKDLDYFKAKGLYLVRFPFRWERIQPTMNGELNATELAKMKKFVKAAEDRNIQILLDMHNFGRYCVYCDGQSSQNNQYAIIGNARCTVDNFCDVWKKLAKEFKDYKNIWGYDIMNEPYEMLASTPWVNIAQACINAIRTIDTKTTIIVSGDEFSSARRWKECSDNLKTLTDPSNNLIFQAHIYFDSDSSGNYNKGYDEDGATVQTGVARLKPFVDWLKENNKRGFVGEYGIPDTDGRWVDILDAALKYLQENGINGTYWSAGPRWGDYPLSVQPTNNYTQDRPQLSTLLKYKSTQQ, encoded by the coding sequence ATGCTAAAAGACTTATTTTCATTATTAACGATTGTAGCACTTCTATTTTCATCTTGTTCCAAATCAGACGAAGAAGAAAATGGTGATGAGCCTCAACCAACCAAACAAACAGCTTATTTTGGAGTTAACCTGTCAGGAGCTGAATTTGGGAATGTGTATCCGGGGGTGGATGGTACCCACTATGGTTATCCCACAGAAAAAGATTTGGATTACTTTAAAGCCAAAGGCCTTTATCTGGTACGTTTTCCTTTTCGTTGGGAACGTATACAACCCACAATGAATGGGGAATTAAATGCAACAGAGCTGGCAAAAATGAAGAAATTCGTCAAAGCCGCTGAAGATAGAAACATACAGATACTTCTGGATATGCATAACTTTGGAAGATATTGTGTATATTGCGACGGTCAAAGTTCACAAAATAATCAATATGCAATCATTGGTAATGCACGATGCACTGTTGACAATTTCTGTGACGTATGGAAGAAACTGGCAAAAGAGTTTAAAGACTATAAAAATATCTGGGGTTACGACATCATGAATGAGCCCTACGAAATGCTGGCATCGACACCATGGGTTAACATAGCCCAAGCCTGCATTAATGCCATCCGCACTATAGATACTAAAACGACCATCATAGTTAGCGGAGACGAATTCAGCTCTGCCAGACGATGGAAAGAATGCAGTGACAATCTGAAAACTCTTACAGATCCAAGTAATAACCTGATATTCCAGGCACATATATATTTCGATTCGGATTCTTCCGGAAACTATAATAAAGGATATGATGAAGATGGTGCAACCGTTCAAACAGGGGTGGCTCGTTTGAAACCATTTGTTGACTGGCTGAAAGAGAATAATAAACGTGGATTCGTCGGTGAATATGGTATACCTGATACTGACGGTCGTTGGGTAGATATTCTTGATGCAGCACTTAAATATCTACAAGAAAATGGAATAAACGGAACTTACTGGTCTGCCGGTCCACGATGGGGTGATTATCCCTTATCTGTCCAACCGACCAATAATTACACACAGGATCGTCCGCAATTAAGCACGCTCCTGAAATATAAAAGTACACAACAATAA
- a CDS encoding glycoside hydrolase family 2 protein produces the protein MRTRIITIITLLLSTPMVIAQKSMDEIDRESFAAKLSPMEVKGIQMTETGNIPLVRDTPANIFLDGTWQLAEGGTEKERLHTIWTDQIPAYVPGSIHTALVENGIIPDPYIGQNDSIAEKQSYKTWWMKREFELDSPSSHSILSFGGIANKCTIWLNGKLLGTHEGMFGGPDFSIGNYLKNKNTLIVKLEAIPQMFLGNWPPNANESWKYTVVFNCVYGWHYAQIPSLGIWRSVQLKEQAAVEIESPFIATRSLDGQMRLTLDLHKKSSPLKGVLYAEVSPKNFKGITQYYRFDINSPKKQETLSLDFQIKDPHLWWPNDRGEQSLYDLNLFFVPQKGKTAHIKTSFGIRTIEMRPLIDGAKEDYYNWTFVINGKPMFIKGTGWCTMDALMDFSRNKYEHLLQIAQRQHIQMLRAWGGGMPETDDFYELCDKYGILVMQEWPTAWNSHNTQPYTILQETVERNTKRLRNHPSLIMWGAGNESDKPFGPAIDMMGRLSIELDGTRPFHRGEAWGGSLHNYNCWWDDAHLNHNLNMTAPFWGEFGIASLPHIETVRRYLDEEKEVWPPQRSGNFTHHTPIFGTMREMEKLTQYSGYFMPKDSLASFILGSQLAQVVGVRHTLERARTLWPHTTGALYYKMNDNYPGVSWSCVDYYGIIKPVHYFVQKSFAPLAAVMLFDRSNLASQEVSLPVYLLDDCQTLEKEPYQVKVSIYNALLDTVATHTFNGTGDENVVKKLGEINLNREQTKSTMLFFVLDIIKDNKNIYRNYYFTNYEVRPGSIVSMPQTEIKMERTGNMVTLTNTGKHPAIGVHVEVPEKMDQLIVSENYIWLNPQESKILKINLESPVIVKGWNLQSPY, from the coding sequence ATGAGAACTCGAATCATCACTATTATCACTTTACTGCTATCCACTCCAATGGTTATTGCACAAAAATCAATGGATGAGATAGACAGAGAAAGCTTTGCAGCAAAGCTATCTCCAATGGAAGTAAAAGGTATACAGATGACTGAAACAGGAAATATTCCTCTTGTCAGAGATACTCCTGCAAACATCTTTTTAGACGGAACCTGGCAACTGGCAGAAGGAGGAACTGAAAAAGAACGTTTACACACTATCTGGACAGATCAAATACCTGCCTATGTGCCTGGTAGTATTCACACCGCATTAGTAGAAAATGGAATCATACCCGATCCATACATCGGACAGAATGACTCTATTGCAGAAAAACAATCTTACAAAACATGGTGGATGAAGCGGGAGTTCGAACTAGACTCCCCCTCATCTCACTCTATATTATCTTTTGGCGGAATCGCTAACAAATGTACAATATGGCTCAATGGAAAACTTTTGGGAACACACGAAGGTATGTTCGGAGGGCCCGATTTTTCAATAGGTAACTATTTAAAGAATAAAAATACTCTCATAGTAAAACTAGAAGCCATCCCTCAAATGTTTCTGGGCAACTGGCCTCCCAACGCAAATGAAAGTTGGAAATATACAGTTGTATTCAATTGCGTTTATGGATGGCATTATGCACAAATCCCATCATTAGGAATCTGGCGTAGTGTTCAATTAAAAGAACAAGCCGCAGTAGAAATAGAATCACCCTTCATCGCTACTCGTTCGCTCGATGGTCAAATGCGCTTAACTCTTGATCTGCATAAAAAATCATCTCCATTAAAAGGAGTATTATATGCAGAAGTATCTCCCAAGAACTTCAAAGGAATAACACAATATTATCGTTTCGACATAAATAGTCCGAAAAAACAGGAAACTTTATCTTTAGACTTTCAAATCAAAGATCCGCATCTTTGGTGGCCCAATGACAGAGGAGAACAATCACTATATGACCTCAACCTATTCTTCGTTCCACAAAAAGGGAAGACAGCCCATATAAAAACGTCGTTCGGTATACGGACTATTGAGATGAGACCATTAATTGATGGTGCTAAAGAAGATTATTATAACTGGACATTCGTCATCAATGGCAAGCCGATGTTCATAAAAGGAACAGGCTGGTGCACTATGGATGCATTAATGGACTTCTCAAGAAATAAATACGAACATTTGCTCCAGATAGCCCAAAGGCAACACATACAAATGTTAAGAGCCTGGGGAGGAGGAATGCCCGAAACCGATGATTTTTACGAATTATGCGATAAATATGGTATTTTAGTCATGCAAGAATGGCCAACGGCCTGGAATAGCCATAACACGCAACCGTACACTATCCTGCAAGAAACAGTGGAAAGAAATACCAAACGATTAAGAAATCACCCTTCTCTTATTATGTGGGGAGCAGGGAATGAATCAGATAAACCATTCGGACCTGCAATTGACATGATGGGACGACTTAGTATAGAACTTGACGGAACACGTCCCTTCCATCGTGGGGAAGCCTGGGGAGGCAGCCTGCACAATTATAACTGCTGGTGGGACGATGCTCATCTTAATCACAATTTGAATATGACCGCTCCTTTTTGGGGAGAATTTGGGATAGCATCATTGCCTCACATCGAGACAGTGCGTAGATATTTGGACGAGGAAAAAGAAGTGTGGCCTCCCCAAAGGAGCGGTAATTTCACGCACCACACTCCTATCTTCGGAACGATGAGAGAAATGGAGAAACTTACTCAATATTCTGGTTATTTTATGCCGAAGGACTCGCTGGCTTCTTTCATACTCGGGTCACAGTTAGCACAAGTAGTAGGAGTGCGCCATACATTAGAACGGGCACGCACATTATGGCCTCATACTACCGGAGCACTTTATTATAAGATGAACGATAACTATCCTGGTGTATCATGGTCATGTGTAGACTATTATGGTATCATAAAACCCGTTCACTATTTTGTGCAAAAGTCTTTTGCCCCGTTAGCAGCAGTCATGCTATTTGACCGCAGCAACCTTGCCAGTCAAGAAGTCAGTCTTCCTGTCTATCTACTTGATGACTGCCAAACATTAGAGAAAGAACCTTATCAAGTCAAAGTATCTATATACAATGCATTACTAGATACTGTTGCCACCCATACTTTCAACGGTACTGGCGATGAGAATGTTGTCAAGAAACTAGGAGAAATAAATCTGAATAGAGAACAAACCAAATCGACCATGCTATTCTTTGTTCTGGACATAATCAAAGATAACAAAAACATATATCGGAATTATTACTTTACCAATTACGAAGTACGTCCGGGCTCCATCGTATCAATGCCCCAAACAGAAATTAAAATGGAACGCACAGGTAATATGGTGACTTTAACAAATACAGGAAAGCACCCTGCTATCGGAGTACACGTAGAAGTACCAGAAAAAATGGACCAACTTATCGTTTCGGAGAACTATATATGGCTTAACCCACAAGAATCAAAAATATTAAAAATAAATTTGGAATCTCCAGTTATTGTAAAAGGCTGGAATCTTCAATCACCCTATTAA